A section of the Castanea sativa cultivar Marrone di Chiusa Pesio chromosome 12, ASM4071231v1 genome encodes:
- the LOC142621314 gene encoding uncharacterized protein LOC142621314 encodes MRTLLTLRPPQPSPPPCLFSSTFLFSFRPNKRFHFLTPCSSLKQTKKQERSTAPSTAPQSLRWFFSNPRSEEEGSGGGAGGGGGGGGGDKRGGDGEKGGGLELEGDTAIKGTILAGVLLVGVVGGFSTVGYVYRDQINAFLTQFSTFIEGYGPAGYALFVAVYAGLEILAIPAIPLTMSAGLLFGSLIGTIIVSISGTVAASAAFLIARYFARERILKLVEGNKKFLAIDKAIGENGFRVVTLLRLSPLLPFSLGNYLYGLTSVKFVPYVLGSWLGMLPGTWAYVSAGAFGRAIIQEESEIGLPGGNGQLLTLGLGLLVTAIAAAYVTQLAKDAIKDIDE; translated from the exons ATGCGCACCCTCCTCACTCTCAGGCCACCACAACCTTCACCACCACCATGTCTCTTCAGCTCCACATTCCTCTTCAGCTTCAGACCCAACAAGCGGTTTCACTTCCTCACACCTTGCTCTTCTCTAAAGCAGACCAAGAAGCAGGAAAGAAGTACTGCTCCTAGCACTGCCCCACAGAGTCTCAGGTGGTTCTTTAGCAATCCAAGGAGTGAAGAAGAAGGTAGTGGAGGCggtgctggtggtggtggtggaggtggtggtggtgataaGAGAGGAGGAGATGGTGAAAAGGGTGGTGGGTTGGAGTTGGAAGGTGACACTGCTATTAAAGGTACCATCTTGGCTGGTGTTTTGCTGGTGGGTGTAGTTGGTGGCTTTTCCACTGTTGGGTATGTCTACAGGGACCAGATTAATGCCTTCTTGACTCAATTTTCTACTTTCATCGAAG GTTATGGCCCAGCTGGATATGCTTTATTTGTAGCGGTTTATGCAGGACTGGAA ATACTTGCGATTCCAGCCATTCCTTTGACCATGTCAGCTGGTCTTCTTTTTGGTTCTCTTATCGGCACTATCATTGTCTCCATCAGTGGAACA GTGGCAGCAAGTGCAGCCTTTTTAATTGCTAGATACTTTGCTCGAGAGCGGATTCTTAAACTGGTtgaaggaaacaaaaaatttctagcaATTGACAAAGCAATTGGAGAAAATGGCTTCAGAGTTGTTACCCTCCTTCGTTTAAGCCCTTTACTTCCATTTTCTTTGGGAAATTATCTATATGGATTGACATCCGTGAAGTTTGTACCATACGTGTTGGGAAG TTGGTTGGGGATGCTTCCAGGAACATGGGCTTATGTGAGTGCTGGTGCATTTGGGCGGGCAATTATT CAAGAAGAATCTGAGATTGGTTTACCTGGAGGAAATGGTCAGCTATTGACACTTGGTCTAGGACTATTGGTCACAGCAATTGCTGCAGCTTATGTGACGCAGCTTGCTAAG GATGCCATAAAGGATATTGATGAGTAG